A single window of Channa argus isolate prfri chromosome 10, Channa argus male v1.0, whole genome shotgun sequence DNA harbors:
- the LOC137133683 gene encoding thiosulfate:glutathione sulfurtransferase-like, which translates to MASTVSKIISYAELKALVGKSKDLVLVDVRTKEEVDKGRIPGSLHIPLDTVEPALLLKPEEFQAKYGVTKPALDAPELVFHCQMGRRGAMATDKAHKLGYVNARNYAGSYKEWSEKEGK; encoded by the exons ATGGCGAGTACAG TTTCCAAAATCATCTCATATGCGGAGCTGAAAGCACTTGTAGGAAAGAGTAAGGATCTTGTTCTGGTTGATGTTCGCACTAAAGAGGAGGTGGACAAAGGACGGATTCCAGGATCTCTTCATATCCCTC TTGATACAGTAGAGCCAGCTCTTTTGTTGAAGCCTGAAGAGTTCCAAGCCAAATATGGAGTAACCAAGCCAGCGTTGGATGCTCCAGAGCTGGTGTTTCACTGCCAGATGGGCAGGCGAGGAGCAATGGCAACAGACAAGGCCCACAAACTAGGATATGTGAA tgcacgtaattaTGCCGGATCTTACAAAGAGTGGTCCGAGAAAGAGGGGAAATGA
- the si:ch1073-303k11.2 gene encoding leucine-rich repeat neuronal protein 4, whose translation MMSLLKNLAMVFLVGALSPLHSHIFTHAASTSPPVTRSRIIFLTAQDTDDDYGEGEFNNESSPPVVMATVNTAILYQEPKICKYNPCQENQELCAQLSARTKCICPGVSGADEPPHAPRIQALLPISEGNDTGNVEVQWCAPSSVVFWYRVLVEGRNSDAYKFGVASRRAVVGSLEVGTKVCVEALNNAGHSTPSVFSCKRYDPPKPDNLTWIIGGGVILLLLLTIGSVILWKCKMCKKGKRDSTEGLGNPSYTTGGTL comes from the coding sequence ATGATGTCACTGCTAAAGAACCTGGCTATGGTATTTCTGGTGGGTGCGTTGTCTCCGCTCCACTCCCACATCTTTACTCATGCTGCCTCCActtctcctcctgtcactcGTTCACGGATCATATTCCTTACTGCACAGGATACAGACGATGACTATGGCGAAGGTGAATTTAATAATGAGAGCTCTCCTCCCGTGGTGATGGCGACAGTAAACACTGCCATTCTCTACCAAGAACCCAAGATCTGCAAATACAACCCCTGCCAGGAGAATCAGGAGCTATGTGCCCAGCTTTCAGCACGGACTAAGTGCATCTGTCCTGGGGTTAGCGGGGCTGATGAGCCTCCTCACGCACCTCGCATCCAAGCACTACTACCAATCAGTGAAGGGAATGACACAGGAAATGTAGAGGTGCAGTGGTGTGCTCCATCGTCTGTGGTGTTCTGGTACAGGGTGCTAGTTGAGGGACGTAACAGTGATGCCTATAAATTTGGGGTTGCTTCAAGGCGAGCTGTGGTGGGTTCTTTAGAAGTTGGAACCAAGGTTTGTGTGGAGGCACTGAACAATGCCGGGCACAGCACCCCCTCAGTGTTCTCATGTAAGAGGTATGACCCTCCCAAACCTGACAATCTGACCTGGATTATAGGCGGAGGGGTCATCCTTCTTCTGCTTCTCACAATAGGAAGTGTGATTCTCTGgaagtgtaaaatgtgtaaaaagggaaagagagactCCACTGAGGGACTTGGGAATCCTTCATACACCACTGGGGGAACTCTGTGA